A window from Streptomyces sp. NBC_00271 encodes these proteins:
- a CDS encoding ABC transporter ATP-binding protein has translation MTAPTTTAPNKEPDREPGKEAGTEPDGGEPGKDRPDARESHKHQDPFDRDALPTPPGATAALLRSLLTPLKARVVVTMVLLLLQQAAIQAGPLIVAYAIDRAVPAFRAHDHGPLIAVGVGYLLCALAAGGLQYAFTQASARVNQDVLLDLRGRIFRHAQALSIDFHERYTSGRLISRSTTDVESLRELLSEGLQELITVILSFVYISAMLLWLDLGLGAVAVASFVPLYLLVRQYRRRAGRIYRLRSTAIAAVIVKFAETMNGIRPVRAFRREEANDAEFRVLNKRHERTNGDALLEMARYVVGSRLVANTAVAGIVLWGAYRVAGGSLALGVLAASVLYLRRLYDPIDRLGMFLNAYQSAAASLEKIAGLLAQTPSVPEPAEPRRLPALASAQPGREVVFEDVRFAYRTGGEVLPTFSLTLPAGQTVAVVGSTGAGKSTLAKLLARFYDPTDGRVLLDGVDLRELSVPELRRGVVMVTQEAFLFSGTVAENIAIGRSDASREEIERAAKAIGAHDFISALPEGYDTDVRKRGGRISAGQRQLVAFARALLADPAVLILDEATSSLDIPGERAVQRAMSTVLRGRTAVVIAHRLSTVEIADRVLVMEHGRVVEDGSPAELVASTGRFADLHQAWRDSLV, from the coding sequence ATGACGGCGCCCACGACGACCGCGCCGAACAAGGAACCGGACCGGGAACCGGGCAAGGAAGCGGGCACGGAACCCGACGGTGGGGAGCCCGGCAAGGACCGTCCGGACGCGCGGGAGTCCCACAAGCACCAGGACCCCTTCGACCGCGACGCCCTGCCCACTCCCCCGGGCGCCACCGCCGCGCTGCTGCGCTCCCTCCTCACCCCGCTCAAGGCCCGCGTGGTGGTGACGATGGTGCTGCTCCTGCTCCAGCAGGCCGCCATCCAGGCGGGCCCGCTGATCGTCGCGTACGCCATCGACCGCGCCGTACCGGCGTTCCGCGCGCACGACCACGGCCCGCTGATCGCGGTGGGTGTCGGCTATCTGCTGTGCGCGCTGGCCGCCGGCGGACTCCAGTACGCCTTCACCCAGGCGTCCGCCCGCGTCAACCAGGACGTGCTGCTCGACCTGCGCGGCCGGATCTTCCGCCACGCGCAGGCGCTCAGCATCGACTTCCACGAGCGCTACACCTCGGGCCGGCTGATCTCCCGCTCCACGACGGACGTCGAGTCGCTGCGCGAACTGCTCAGCGAGGGTCTGCAGGAGCTCATCACGGTGATCCTGTCCTTCGTCTACATCTCGGCGATGCTGCTCTGGCTGGATCTGGGCCTGGGCGCGGTGGCGGTGGCGTCCTTCGTGCCGCTCTACCTTCTCGTACGGCAGTACCGGCGCCGCGCGGGCCGTATCTACCGTCTCCGCTCGACCGCGATCGCCGCGGTCATCGTGAAGTTCGCGGAGACGATGAACGGGATCCGGCCGGTGCGCGCGTTCCGCCGCGAGGAGGCCAACGACGCCGAGTTCCGGGTGCTCAACAAGCGCCACGAGCGCACCAACGGCGACGCCCTGCTGGAGATGGCCCGCTATGTCGTCGGCTCCCGACTGGTCGCCAACACGGCGGTCGCGGGGATCGTGCTGTGGGGCGCGTACCGGGTGGCCGGGGGTTCGCTGGCGCTGGGCGTGCTGGCCGCCTCGGTGCTGTATCTACGCCGCCTGTACGACCCGATCGACCGGCTGGGCATGTTCCTCAACGCCTACCAGTCCGCGGCGGCCTCGCTGGAGAAGATCGCGGGCCTGCTGGCCCAGACGCCGTCCGTGCCGGAGCCGGCCGAACCGAGGCGGCTGCCCGCGCTCGCCTCCGCGCAGCCGGGCCGCGAGGTCGTCTTCGAGGACGTACGCTTCGCCTACCGCACCGGCGGCGAGGTGCTGCCCACCTTCTCGCTCACGCTCCCCGCGGGGCAGACGGTGGCCGTGGTCGGCTCGACGGGCGCGGGCAAGTCGACGCTCGCCAAGCTGCTGGCCCGCTTCTACGACCCGACGGACGGCCGGGTCCTGCTCGACGGCGTCGACCTGCGCGAGCTGTCCGTGCCCGAACTGCGGCGCGGGGTGGTGATGGTGACCCAGGAGGCCTTCCTGTTCTCCGGCACGGTCGCCGAGAACATCGCCATCGGCCGCTCCGACGCGAGCCGCGAGGAGATCGAGCGGGCCGCCAAGGCGATCGGCGCCCACGACTTCATCAGCGCGCTGCCCGAGGGCTACGACACGGACGTACGCAAACGGGGCGGCCGTATCTCCGCCGGACAGCGCCAACTCGTCGCCTTCGCACGGGCGTTGCTCGCCGACCCGGCCGTTCTCATCCTCGACGAGGCCACCAGTTCCCTCGACATCCCGGGGGAACGGGCGGTGCAGCGCGCCATGTCGACGGTCCTGCGCGGCCGGACGGCGGTGGTCATCGCCCACCGCCTGTCCACGGTGGAGATCGCCGACCGGGTGCTGGTGATGGAGCACGGGCGGGTGGTCGAGGACGGCAGTCCGGCCGAACTCGTCGCGTCCACCGGCAGGTTCGCGGACCTGCACCAGGCGTGGCGCGACAGTCTCGTATAG
- a CDS encoding ABC transporter ATP-binding protein, translated as MSTPDAVTPGRADHSTVRSLLRLWPYVRPVRTRLFSAAFVAVLASCTGLVFPLVLKWMVDGPVAEHDVAGIWLGALYLLLLGIAEAVLFGLRRWLVARPLSGVEADMRADLYRHLQRLPVAFHDRWASGQLLSRGTTDLMLVRQFLAFPLTFLLVNSVTILVGVMIMLAQEWTLGLVLLAPAVPLMAVCWLFERHYSLVARRAQDQVGDLTTVVEESVLGIRIIKGFGRHRSQALAFRELSRTLRGTELAKARLLAAILAVIVTLPELAIGAALVLGTVQVADGRLSAGTLVAFLSTALALRWPVESIGFLLAMSQEAATATERYFEVMDEQPESTGTSAVAASTSAVANGKGEGGLRFHGVQFRYPDAPADAPPVLDRIDLHIRPGESMALVGATGTGKTTLTALVPRLHEVTAGRITLDGEDITAMPREELRARVAVAFEEPTLFSAGVGENVLMGAPDTAGEADLDRALAVAQADFAHALPQGTRTQVGEQGLSLSGGQRQRLALARAVVGRPGFLVLDDPLSALDVHTEAAVEAALRRVLAETTALIVAHRPSTVLLADRVALLSGGRITAVGTHHELLRSNAEYAHLMSGDEEADR; from the coding sequence ATGTCCACTCCAGATGCGGTGACCCCGGGCCGAGCCGACCATTCGACCGTACGCAGCCTGCTGCGCCTGTGGCCGTACGTGCGGCCGGTGCGCACGCGGCTGTTCAGTGCCGCCTTCGTCGCGGTCCTCGCCTCCTGTACGGGGCTGGTGTTCCCGCTCGTCCTGAAGTGGATGGTGGACGGTCCGGTGGCCGAGCACGACGTGGCGGGCATCTGGCTCGGCGCGCTGTATCTGCTGCTGCTCGGTATCGCGGAGGCGGTGCTGTTCGGGCTGCGGCGGTGGCTGGTGGCGCGGCCCCTGTCGGGGGTCGAGGCCGACATGCGGGCGGATCTGTACCGGCATCTGCAGCGGCTCCCGGTCGCCTTCCACGACCGCTGGGCCTCCGGTCAGCTGCTGTCCCGGGGCACCACGGACCTGATGCTGGTGCGCCAGTTCCTCGCCTTCCCCCTGACGTTCCTGCTGGTCAACTCTGTGACGATCCTCGTCGGCGTCATGATCATGCTGGCCCAGGAGTGGACCCTCGGTCTGGTGCTGCTCGCTCCCGCGGTGCCTCTGATGGCGGTCTGCTGGCTCTTCGAGCGGCACTACTCGCTGGTGGCGCGGCGGGCCCAGGACCAGGTGGGCGATCTGACGACGGTCGTCGAGGAGAGCGTGCTCGGCATCCGCATCATCAAGGGCTTCGGGCGCCACCGCAGCCAGGCCCTCGCCTTTCGCGAGCTGTCCCGCACCCTGCGCGGCACGGAGCTGGCCAAGGCCCGCCTCCTCGCCGCCATCCTGGCGGTCATCGTCACCCTCCCCGAACTCGCCATCGGCGCCGCCCTCGTGCTCGGCACGGTCCAGGTCGCCGACGGCCGACTGTCCGCCGGCACGCTGGTGGCGTTCCTGTCCACGGCGCTGGCGCTGCGCTGGCCCGTCGAGTCCATCGGCTTCCTCCTCGCGATGAGCCAGGAGGCGGCGACGGCGACGGAGCGGTACTTCGAGGTGATGGACGAGCAGCCGGAGTCCACCGGGACATCCGCGGTCGCCGCCAGTACGTCCGCGGTCGCCAACGGGAAGGGCGAGGGCGGACTCCGCTTCCACGGCGTCCAGTTCCGCTATCCCGACGCCCCGGCGGACGCGCCCCCCGTCCTCGACCGCATCGATCTGCACATCCGTCCGGGTGAGTCGATGGCCCTGGTCGGCGCGACCGGCACCGGGAAGACCACCCTCACCGCCCTCGTCCCACGGCTGCACGAGGTGACGGCCGGGCGGATCACACTGGACGGCGAGGACATCACGGCGATGCCCCGCGAGGAGCTTCGCGCGCGCGTGGCCGTGGCCTTCGAGGAGCCCACCCTCTTCTCGGCCGGCGTCGGGGAGAACGTGCTCATGGGCGCCCCGGACACCGCGGGCGAAGCGGACCTGGACCGTGCCCTCGCCGTCGCCCAGGCCGACTTCGCGCACGCGCTCCCGCAGGGCACGCGGACCCAGGTCGGCGAGCAGGGCCTGAGCCTGTCCGGCGGCCAGCGCCAGCGTCTCGCGCTCGCGCGGGCCGTCGTGGGCCGCCCCGGCTTCCTCGTCCTCGACGACCCCCTGTCGGCGCTGGACGTCCACACGGAGGCCGCGGTCGAGGCCGCGCTGCGCCGCGTACTGGCGGAGACGACCGCGCTGATCGTGGCGCACCGCCCGTCCACGGTCCTGCTCGCCGACCGCGTGGCCCTGCTCTCCGGCGGCCGTATCACCGCGGTCGGCACCCACCACGAACTGCTGCGCAGCAACGCCGAGTACGCCCATCTGATGTCAGGTGACGAGGAGGCCGACCGATGA
- a CDS encoding ABC transporter ATP-binding protein, with protein sequence MSVIEVTGLRKSYGGRPVVDGVSFAVEEGEIFGILGPNGAGKTTTVECVEGLRIPDAGRVRVTGLDPVADHEQVARVLGAQLQESELQAKLTVREALELYAAFYRHPADWRPLAERLGLTAKLTTRFAKLSGGQKQRLFIALALIGNPRVVVLDELTTGLDPRARRDTWQLIEDVRASGVTVLLVTHFMEEAQRLCDRVAVIDKGRVAALDTPSGLIRRSAGSTVISFTPSAPLDEGDLNALPALASVEHKDGRITLSGTDETVNAVITLLARGHITARQLRVTDATLDDAFLDLTEVTS encoded by the coding sequence ATGTCAGTCATCGAAGTCACCGGACTGCGCAAGTCCTACGGCGGTCGGCCCGTCGTCGACGGTGTCTCCTTCGCCGTCGAGGAGGGCGAGATCTTCGGGATCCTCGGCCCGAACGGCGCCGGCAAGACCACCACCGTCGAGTGCGTCGAGGGCCTGCGGATCCCCGACGCGGGCCGCGTCCGGGTCACCGGGCTCGACCCCGTCGCCGACCACGAACAGGTCGCCCGCGTCCTCGGCGCCCAGCTCCAGGAGAGCGAGCTCCAGGCCAAGCTCACCGTCCGCGAGGCCCTGGAGCTGTACGCGGCCTTCTATCGGCACCCCGCCGACTGGCGGCCCCTCGCCGAACGCCTCGGCCTGACCGCCAAGCTCACCACCCGCTTCGCGAAGCTCTCCGGAGGCCAGAAACAGCGCCTGTTCATCGCGCTCGCGCTCATCGGCAACCCCCGGGTCGTCGTCCTCGACGAACTGACCACCGGGCTCGACCCGCGCGCCCGCCGCGACACCTGGCAGCTCATCGAGGACGTCCGGGCGAGCGGGGTCACCGTCCTGCTCGTCACGCACTTCATGGAGGAGGCGCAGCGCCTGTGCGACCGGGTCGCCGTGATCGACAAGGGCCGGGTGGCCGCCCTGGACACCCCGTCAGGCCTGATCCGGCGCTCGGCGGGCTCCACCGTCATCAGCTTCACGCCGTCCGCGCCGCTGGACGAGGGTGACCTGAACGCGCTGCCCGCGCTCGCGTCGGTCGAGCACAAGGACGGCAGGATCACGCTGTCCGGCACCGACGAGACCGTCAACGCGGTCATCACCCTGCTCGCCCGGGGCCACATCACCGCCCGCCAACTCCGCGTCACCGACGCCACGTTGGACGACGCGTTCCTGGACCTGACGGAGGTCACCTCATGA
- a CDS encoding ABC transporter permease produces the protein MNTAVLRTELRLFRREPGALFWILAFPTLLLVILGSIPSFRQHHADLGGLRTVDVYVPVAVLLGMIVGALQAMPQNITGYRERGILRRMSTTPVRPSALLSAQMLVYGAAALVSALCALAVGRLAFDVRLPEQPYGYLLALLLAILAALALGAVVSALSRTTKIAGAIGSAVFFPMMFCAGVWLPVQAMPDGLARVVGYTPFGAAAQALNRAAAGDWPGWAHLGVLAAWTVLLTAGASRWFRWE, from the coding sequence ATGAACACCGCGGTCCTGCGCACCGAGTTGCGTCTCTTCCGCCGCGAACCGGGCGCCCTCTTCTGGATCCTGGCGTTCCCCACCCTGCTGCTGGTGATCCTGGGTTCCATCCCGTCCTTCCGCCAACACCACGCCGACCTGGGCGGCCTGCGCACGGTCGACGTGTACGTCCCGGTCGCCGTACTCCTCGGCATGATCGTCGGCGCGCTGCAGGCGATGCCGCAGAACATCACCGGCTACCGCGAGCGCGGCATCCTGCGCCGCATGTCCACCACTCCGGTACGCCCGTCCGCCCTGCTGTCCGCGCAGATGCTGGTCTACGGCGCGGCGGCGCTCGTCTCGGCCCTGTGCGCGCTCGCGGTGGGCCGACTCGCCTTCGACGTACGACTGCCCGAGCAGCCGTACGGCTATCTCCTCGCCCTGCTCCTCGCGATCCTGGCCGCGCTCGCGCTCGGCGCCGTGGTCTCCGCGCTGTCCCGGACGACGAAGATCGCGGGCGCGATCGGGTCGGCGGTGTTCTTCCCGATGATGTTCTGCGCGGGCGTGTGGCTGCCGGTGCAGGCCATGCCGGACGGACTCGCTCGAGTCGTCGGCTACACCCCGTTCGGCGCCGCCGCGCAGGCCCTGAACCGGGCGGCGGCGGGCGACTGGCCGGGCTGGGCGCACCTGGGAGTGCTGGCGGCCTGGACGGTGCTGCTGACGGCCGGTGCCTCGCGCTGGTTCCGCTGGGAGTAG